From one Bacteroidota bacterium genomic stretch:
- a CDS encoding HD domain-containing protein — translation MTSDPKPTYDDALALFHDWTETDSLRRHAYAVEAAMVIYAEQFGEGVEQWRIAGLLHDLDYERHPSPEEHPFVGVKVLEERGYPESIRTAILGHATYSGVPRETTMAKTLFAVDELAGFITAVGYVRPNGLEGLTPKSVKKKLKDRRFAAAVSREDIYEGAEELGVDLTEHIATVIAGMQREAKRLGFA, via the coding sequence ATGACCTCCGACCCCAAACCCACCTACGACGACGCGCTCGCCCTCTTCCACGATTGGACGGAGACGGACAGCCTCCGTCGCCACGCCTACGCTGTCGAGGCGGCGATGGTGATTTATGCTGAGCAGTTCGGCGAGGGTGTGGAGCAGTGGCGGATCGCGGGCCTGCTGCACGACCTGGACTACGAGCGGCACCCGTCGCCCGAGGAGCACCCGTTCGTGGGGGTGAAGGTGCTGGAGGAGCGAGGCTATCCCGAGTCCATCCGCACGGCGATTCTTGGGCACGCGACGTATTCGGGCGTGCCGCGCGAGACGACGATGGCGAAGACGCTCTTCGCGGTCGACGAACTCGCCGGGTTCATCACGGCCGTCGGGTACGTCCGCCCGAACGGGCTGGAGGGGCTCACGCCGAAGTCGGTCAAGAAGAAGCTCAAGGACAGGCGCTTCGCCGCCGCCGTTAGCCGCGAGGACATCTACGAGGGCGCCGAGGAGCTGGGCGTCGACCTGACGGAGCACATCGCCAC